The DNA segment GCCATCATCCTCCTGCCGTCCGACGTCTCCCCGGTGGAGGTCCGCGAGCAGATCACCGGCGGCGAGATGACCTTTGCCGACGCGGTGGCCAAATACAGCGTCGGGCCGGGCAAGGATTCCGGCGGGTCCATCGGCGAACTGAACTGGGTGGACCTGGCCGAAGAATGGAAGAGCTCGCTCGACGGGGTTGCCCAGGGCGGCGTGAGTTCACCGTTGACCATTCAGGGCCACGAGGCGCTGCTTTCGCCGGTCAAAATCAACGAGGATCGCATGGTCCCGCTCGAAGACGTCCGGGACAACATCTACAAGGACCTGATGCAGAAGAAGCGGGAAACCGTGTTCACGGATTATTTCGAGAAATTGAAGAAGAGCGCGGTCATCATCTACATGGACGATTCGCTCAAGCCCGATAACGGAGTATCCCAATGACATTTCAGGAACTCGGCGAAATACTGAAAAACGAGCGGGAGGCCAAGGGGCTGACCATCAAGGCGGTCATGGAGGCCACCAAAATCAGCCGCGTCATCCTCCTCGCCCTGGAAGGCGGCGACCGCTCGGTCCTGCCGCATCCCGTGTACACCAAGGGGTTCGTCAAGAGCTACGCCCGCCTGCTCGGGCTGGACCCGGACGAACTGTCCATGGTCGTGGACCGCGAATACCGGATGGAGCCGCCCGAAGCCGGGGATGTCTCCTACGATGTGGCCCCCAACGCGGAAAAGGCGTTTCAGGATAACGACATGAGCGCGGGTCGTCGCAAGCGGTCCGTGTGGCCCACGCTGCTCGTGGTCCTGGCCCTGGCCGTCGCGGCCGGGATTCTGGTCCTGAACCTGAACAAGGCCAAATTGCCGGGCGGTTCCGACCCCGCGCCCGCCCCGGCCGAGCAGTCCGCGCAACCCGCCGAACCCGGCCCGGCCGCTCCCGAGGCCGTGGTTCCCGAGACCGCGCCCGCCGAGGAGCAGGCCGCTCCCGAAGCCGCACCCGCCCTGGAGCAGGGCGGGGCGGAGGAGACGGAGCAACTGCCTGCGGAAGTGACCGCACCGGCCGCGCCCGCCGAGGCCGAACCCGCGCAGGAGCAGGCCGTGGCGCCTGTTCCGGCGCCCGCCCGGGACGAGGTCGTGGACGAGGAGGCCGCCATTACCCAGGAGGGTGCGCCCGACGAGCCGAAATACGACCATGTGCTGATCATCCGCGCCACCACCGACAAGGGGTGCTGGATCGGCGTCTGGCGCGGCGAGGAAACCCAGATGGCCCGCGACTTCGTCCTGCGCAGGGGCGAGCCCCTGCGGCTGATGTTCAACAGCCCGCGCCGCATCCGTATCGGCAACGTCTCCGGCGTGACCGTGACCTACAACGGACAGCCCTACGCCCTGGACGACGCCAAGGGCAACATCCAGACCATCACCTTCGGCATGTAGCCGGAGCTTCACGGCCCGCGCGCGGACGGACGACATGAGCGCCACCGAGAAAGCCCTCGTACTCAAGACCGGGCGTTTTCGAGAGGCCGACGTATGGGTCCGGCTGCTGACACCCACCCGCGGGGTGTTCAACGGGTTCGCCTTTGGCGGCAGCCGCTCGCGCCGCCGCTTCGTGGGTTGCCTCGACCCCCTGAGCCACGTCCTCTTCACCATCGGCACCAACAAGACCGGCACCTATACCGTCCTCGAAGAGGGCAGTCTGCTGCACAATTTTCCCGAGGTCCGCAAGGACCCGGCCAAGACCGGTCTGGCCGTGAACTGCGTCAAGTTCGTGGAGGCGGTGGAGATCGACCCGGCCGACGCCAAGCCCGCCTACGAGCTGCTTCTCGAGACTCTGTACATGCTCGACGAGAGCGGTGGGCACAGCGACTTCACGCCGTGGCTTTTTCGGGCCAAGCTGGCCTTCGAGATGGGCTTCACGCCCGACTTCCTGGCCTGCGGGGTGTGCGGCCGCCCCCTGTCCTGCGAATGCGGCCACCGCTTCGGCGTGGAACGGGGCCAAGTGGCCTGCCGGACTTGTCTTTCGGACGGGAAACCGTTAGAGGGACTTGCTCGGCCGATTTCCGCAGGGGTCCTGCGCGTCCTGGACTGGATTCAGCACAGCAGGCCGTCCGATTGGGCCGCGGTGACCATGGACGGCGAGGTACGCCGACAGGTCAGTCAATTGATCGAACTTTTCGTCGCCTACCACCTGGGCCTGTCCTGGGAGGGCGGCATGTATAAAAAGGTATGAGTTGGAGCCAACAATGAATTTTCAGGAAGTCATACTGAAATTACAGAATTTCTGGGCGGATTACGGGTGCGCCGTGGTCCAGGCCATGGACATCGAGTGCGGGGCGGGGACCTTCAACCCCTCCACCTTTTTCCGGGTCATCGGCCCCGAACCGTGGAAGACCGCCTATGTGGAGCCTTCCCGCCGTCCGACCGACGGCCGATACGGGGAGAATCCGAACCGTCTGCAGCACTACTACCAGTTCCAGGTCATCCTGAAGCCGTCCCCGGACAACGTCCAGGAACTGTACCTCGAGAGCCTGAAGGAGATCGGCATCGACGCGGCCGCCCACGACATCCGGTTCGTGGAGGACGACTGGGAATCCCCGACCCTGGGCGCCTGGGGCCTGGGCTGGGAGGTCTGGCTCAACGGTATGGAGGTCACCCAGTTCACCTATTTCCAGCAGGTCGGCGGCATCGACCTGAAGCCCGTGTCCGTGGAGATCACCTACGGCCTCGAGCGGCTGTGCATGTATCTGCAGGAGAAGGAGTCGGTCTACGATCTCATGTGGAACAACGAGATCACCTACGGCAACGTCTACCACCAGAACGAGGTGGAGATGTCCAAGTACAACTTCGAACTGTCCGACGCGGACATGCTCTTCGACCTGTTCAACAAGTTCGAGGGCGAATGCCTGAAGCTGTGCGAGGAGGGACTGCCCTGGCCCGCCTACGACTACTGCCTGAAGTGCTCCCATTCCTTCAACCTGCTGGACGCCAGGGGGGCCATCTCCATCACCGAGCGCGCCACCTACATCGGCCGTGTGCGCAACCTGGCCTCGAAGATCGCCAGGCTCTACGCCGACCAGCGGGAAGAGATGGGCTACCCCATGCTCAAGAAATAAGCGACGCCTTCGTCACGCAATAGATTACACAAGAGAAGAA comes from the Pseudodesulfovibrio hydrargyri genome and includes:
- a CDS encoding helix-turn-helix domain-containing protein, which gives rise to MTFQELGEILKNEREAKGLTIKAVMEATKISRVILLALEGGDRSVLPHPVYTKGFVKSYARLLGLDPDELSMVVDREYRMEPPEAGDVSYDVAPNAEKAFQDNDMSAGRRKRSVWPTLLVVLALAVAAGILVLNLNKAKLPGGSDPAPAPAEQSAQPAEPGPAAPEAVVPETAPAEEQAAPEAAPALEQGGAEETEQLPAEVTAPAAPAEAEPAQEQAVAPVPAPARDEVVDEEAAITQEGAPDEPKYDHVLIIRATTDKGCWIGVWRGEETQMARDFVLRRGEPLRLMFNSPRRIRIGNVSGVTVTYNGQPYALDDAKGNIQTITFGM
- the recO gene encoding DNA repair protein RecO — protein: MSATEKALVLKTGRFREADVWVRLLTPTRGVFNGFAFGGSRSRRRFVGCLDPLSHVLFTIGTNKTGTYTVLEEGSLLHNFPEVRKDPAKTGLAVNCVKFVEAVEIDPADAKPAYELLLETLYMLDESGGHSDFTPWLFRAKLAFEMGFTPDFLACGVCGRPLSCECGHRFGVERGQVACRTCLSDGKPLEGLARPISAGVLRVLDWIQHSRPSDWAAVTMDGEVRRQVSQLIELFVAYHLGLSWEGGMYKKV
- the glyQ gene encoding glycine--tRNA ligase subunit alpha; its protein translation is MNFQEVILKLQNFWADYGCAVVQAMDIECGAGTFNPSTFFRVIGPEPWKTAYVEPSRRPTDGRYGENPNRLQHYYQFQVILKPSPDNVQELYLESLKEIGIDAAAHDIRFVEDDWESPTLGAWGLGWEVWLNGMEVTQFTYFQQVGGIDLKPVSVEITYGLERLCMYLQEKESVYDLMWNNEITYGNVYHQNEVEMSKYNFELSDADMLFDLFNKFEGECLKLCEEGLPWPAYDYCLKCSHSFNLLDARGAISITERATYIGRVRNLASKIARLYADQREEMGYPMLKK